GTCAAATTTTATAAATTGAACGTAATATCAACACTTTCCATACTGAAGAAATCGAATTATATCTACTGATTTACTAATGATACACTACTGATTGTCATTGATTTGATACAGGAAAAAACCAAGGCTTATTAATTAGATGATGAAGAACAAGATACTTATTTGAGAAGCATTCCAACTAACTAATAAGACCATTCTATTTGTTTTCTTATATGCGGTCTGGATTAATTGATTTCAAAAATGGCGTTAAAGTTAGTTAGCTAATAAAATTTTTGAATAGGTCCACTAGCTGAGTTAGCAATTAAGCGGTCTTCTCAACGGATCTATCATTAAAACCCGACAACTAAAAACCGTGGAAAATATAAATCTAATAACTTCAATATGCCAAAATTCGAAATTCTGTCCACATTTGAACCTCGAAAAGGTCAAAATTGAGACAGAATTTTACCATTTACCAGACAGTAAAAAAGCAAATATCATGTCCAGATTTTGACTACATATTTTGAACATTTCAATATCCGGTCAAACTCCAAGGCAATGGACTTTTTATGAGTATGTTAAACCAACTAAAGTAGAATACAATATCCCAACAAgaaaagagtagaataaaataTAGTAACTTGTTTttattgattttcagaatttatatACAAACGATTAATAGTTTCAAACACTTGACGCCTGTAGCACATCCTTCTCATTTCATGACTATCGGAGTTCGGCATCTTATCCTATTCAGGATGGTCAGAAAACTAGGTTTCGCTTTCTACCATCCAAGACCATATAAGAACATCATATGATAAAGTAACTAATTTTACATTTACTAGTACCTATTCAATTTACCAGACATGATACTTTGTAACATGCATGTTCTCTGATGCCTAATAGTCTTTCTTTTCGACTTGGTCGTCTAGATAGTTTGATTGTCTTTCACGTCTAATTGGGTTAACATGTTCATCTCAATGTCATTGAAACAATCAAACCCGAAATCTTGTATTCCGAAATCCTGACAGTCCAATAGCCATGGACAACTTTCGTCCCACGAGGGCAGCACCGTGTTAAAATTTTCTTTCGCAGCAGCTGGAAAATCCCATGGTGCATCAACAAGTCCAGGAGTATCTTCTTCAAACAAGTAGCTAATCAAGGAGTCATCAATTTGATCACAAATAGCACTGAGTAAATTAGACTCGTCGCCAGATGAATTTTGATCAGTTGGTGTACACGAGTTCTCGGAACTGGCCATGCCATTAGTATTCTGTATAGGAGTCACATTGTTTTCTTCAGCTGGTGATTGAAATGGCTGTGACAAAGTCTTCACCTGGCAGCTGTTAGATTCTTCCTTATGCAGAGGTTCATGAGTTACCGGATCAATCCCCATCTTAATGAGCTTCTTCTTAATGTGCGTATTCCAGTGATTTTTAATCTCATTATCAGTCCTTCCCGGCAATCTACCAGCAATTTTGGACCACctataaaaaataattacaaaatttaGATAAATAGTGATTAGTCTACGGTTGCAGATAAATAAATTCAATAATTGGTAGTTCATTTCTGGGGAAAGTACTTTCAATATCTAGACAGCTATAGCACAAGATTGTTAATTCAATACTAATAATTAAATAGTTCAATATTAGCAATTGGACATAAAGAATGAACCCTTTAGCAGCCACGCATATTTGACATCGATAGTAAAATTTGAGTTGAAAAAAACCAAGAGAGTTCCCAGACTGTGACCTTATATATATTTAGTCTACAAAAACGTGACGGATTATTATAAATTCCACGAGGTAGCAGTGGTGACAGGAAGGTTTGGACTGCTAAAACATATAAAATTTGTTGTTTTTGAATAGTTTATAGCTACAGTTTGAATGTTAAGGGTTTATATATGCACACCATGCGTGTTAATAGTTAGTAAGAAATTGTTTATTAAGTAGTGAACTTTGTATGCCTTAGGATGATTAGCTAAAACTAATTAGCTAGACTTTCATAAGGGATACTTATTAATTAATCCACCACGTACGTAATAAACAAAAACTGgaaaagatttttttttttagAGAATTAGAGAAGAAGAAAGAGACTGATGAATAAAATAGATTAGTTTGATCATGAATCTCACCAAACTAATTGTGATGGTCTGCTTTGTGTGTTGTGTTAATCAAGATTAATCAGTGGTAATTTTCATAAGTCAATAATATTCTTCGTCGATAATATAATAAAACTCCCGCAAATTTGTGATAACACGAGTTTAGGTTTGGGAAGGATGTATATGAGTTCGAGAGTATTTAAATTTGCGAATTTAATTGTTTTCAGATATTATAATGAAATCTGTAATTTCTTAAACCACAACTTAAGAGCCAAGGATGCATAAGTAAGATAATGTGTATTTAAATTTCTGTAATTACTTGTTCCCGATGAAAATGTGATAAAAAAACAAACATACATGATGGTAAGACTTTAGGTAGGCAGTAGGGGATCACCTGTTTCCTAGGCGAGCATGAAGATCAATCACCAGTTGTTCCTCAGCATCAGTAAGAAGCCCTCTCTTCAAGTCGGGACGCAGATAATTAGTCCAGCGAAGCCTGCAGCTCTTACCACAGCGTCGTAAACCAGCAAGCTTAGGAACAGCACGCCAACAACACTGGCCATTAGTAAGAATGAAATTGATGAGTTTCTTATCTTCTTCAGCTGTCCACGGCCCTTTCTTCACTCCCAGCTTATCGCAACAAGGTTGCCTTCCCATAATCCCGAACAACAAACAATTACAAAACAACAATTTACAGCCCTTGTTGATTTGAATGCAAGTAAAAAGAATGTAAAGCCCTTCGAAGCCCCACAAACTCACCCTTAAAAGGCTGGTCTTACCTTTCTAGCTAACCCTTGTGACATAATGTGTCTGTATTTATTCACATTGAGTGTATGTGTATTTTTCTACAAGGGTTTGATTTGTGTAGGGTCCAGCTTGGGATTATGAAAGGAACTTGCGACCTAGAATGTGTTGTTTTAGTGTTACATAATCGAATTACAAAACAAACTGTGTTGCAGAGAGAGGGATAGTGAGTGATAAAGGAATGACCCGAGTACAAAGCTACCATCTAAATATCATAAACATTTCTTCCCATTTTTTTACACAATCCCCACTCTGTGATTGCACTCTTACTCAACCATTCCATCACTTATCTCGTCATCGTTACTCTAACGTGTCTATTTTTCATTGGATACCCGCATacttgttccacattttggctaatTTATCAAGTAAATATTGTAATGATGTATAATGAACAAAATTGTTTTGAAGAACTTGTAAAAAGTAATAAGTTGGCCAGACAGGTCACGAATATTTGTACCGCTAATTACCAATCGGCAGCACTGTAACACATTCGGTGCTTAAAACTGACGAACTGTGAATAACCAGTGTCACAACGACCGGTGCCAAAAacttttgaatttttttatttaatcaTTCATGAAGCACATTAAAATTTAGGGATGATCAATTTGAGACCGGGATATTTGGGTCTTTACGATCATTCAAGATCTAAGATTGTACTTCAACATATTTAAACATTTAAGTAGGAGATCACAATGGTCGAATGTTGTGCTAAGGGCCAATCAAGGTACCCGTGGGCTGGTTTTGACGCAAAGTTGGGGAAAAGTAAATAATAATACTTGTAAGGACTCTCAAACGAGAGATACTGAAAAATCTTAAATCCATGAACCAAACCTCGAATTCATGAGAAAGAATTTTTGAATTCAAAAGAAAAATAAGATAAAACTCGAGTTTTATTCAATCAAAGATTATTTAATTTCTGTTACATAATAAGTTAATAACATTGTTTATGTAGAGataataaatcctgaaaaatataaaaataaatcttaactAGAATATAATATTAAATAGAAGTAGCATGATCATGCAGTTTTTGAACATGTTCACGCTCCGCACTCTCCCGTCACTAAGAACATGTTCTTGACCTTTGTATGGTTATGCAGTTTGTTGGTATGATCAACTTATTGTCCTCTCCAATTTACCTGTAAGTTTTTTCCTGTTAAATTTTTGTATCTCTTCGATAACCAGGATCTCTTGTCCTAAGATCTACATCAGGTTTAGAGATCTGTTTAGAAAAAATGCAGTCGGAAATTTCAAAAGACGCGGTCACAAATTTTAAGCTCTACTTGCAAAAGCAATTTTTGGTTCACTATTATGTGTTTCGTTAAAATGTATCTACGCGTACCACGAAATAGTGCCACAAAAACTTTGTACTATGGAATCTTGCCACAAGTCATTCCAATTCACAAATCAGAATACAATAAACGCAAAATGAGTAAACTTCAACCGACCACAAGTACACAAGCACCTATCTTATCTATGTCCCCAATGCAAACTAACCTACTTTaaccaaaaacattacaaaaatcTGTAATTTGATATCACCATCCAAAGCTTGAACACTAGGATAGCTAGCTAGCTAGGATAGGGGTAACAACTAATTAGGTTGCATGCAACAAGGAAACAGCTCATCAAATTAATATATCTTTTGTAATTAACCAAAGTTTAAACAATGAAATACGTGTGTTAAATTAAGAGTCACAGAATCTAGTTGCTGATATAGAGGGAACCAAACACAATACGTGTACCTACACAGGAGATTGTATACAAAACCCAAGTAGATCATATATACTGATCAGATAAGTATGTTATGTTTATCACatagaaatatatatatactagtatatatatatatatatattatgggTGCTGCATAATGGTGGCAGGTTGAAATCCAGAATGCTTGAAATTTGACTTATGTCCTCTTAACGTAGGTAGGCATCGTTCAACGTGGACCCAGAGACTTGAACTACCGTATCTTCTTAATCCTTATTAGATCACTGCATCATCAAAACTTCTCAAGACTTGAACGACTTGTTTTCTTCAAGTTAATTACCAAAAAAAAacaagttatatatatatatgagttatTAGTTCACACTATAGGTAATCTTCACAGTTCACACTGTAGGATTTTGTTGTATACTATCGTGATGAAAACCTGTTCAGAGTTCAAAGACATACATGAAGAAATCCGGATTCACTACACATTTGTTTAAAGCGTTATAAATATTAGGCATCTTGCccaaaaattataattttatccTCCATGTTGTTCATTAATGTGTATATGTACTTGTTTTATTCACATACGTAATTGGGACTATGTTGAGAAAGTTTCGCATATAAGCAAACATAATTCAATCGAACTTTATAGAATAACATGAAATGTGAATTTTTTGATTGAACCGTAAAGAAGAACAAGAAATGTGAATTTACATTGCTATTTAtgtaataaaaattcgaaaatgtTTAATTTACAAAATTGCGTATAAAATTTTATACAGAATGACATGTGATAGATTTTAATTGAAAAGAGCCCATTTATTTATATCAAAAACCTCAATTAAAACACCTTACATTACCGAATAGAAAACACAAGACTTTTCCAAATGGTTCGGTGACAGGAAACCGAATACGACGTATCAATCCAGTAATACTTGAAAGGCACTACACTTTATATAATCGAACATCCGTGTAAGTATATATGCATGTTTATGATTTTTTTATGCAATTAATTCCTTAAAGGAATACAGATACATGCATGCACACTGCAATCAAACAGGTTTATACTTACTGGATAAGGAAAGAAACTGACCCGAATCTACATTACTATTATCctaattacttaaataatacaGTAATATCTTTATAATTAGGTGACTGGGATGTCCTAT
This sequence is a window from Apium graveolens cultivar Ventura chromosome 9, ASM990537v1, whole genome shotgun sequence. Protein-coding genes within it:
- the LOC141682752 gene encoding MYB-like transcription factor ODO1; the encoded protein is MGRQPCCDKLGVKKGPWTAEEDKKLINFILTNGQCCWRAVPKLAGLRRCGKSCRLRWTNYLRPDLKRGLLTDAEEQLVIDLHARLGNRWSKIAGRLPGRTDNEIKNHWNTHIKKKLIKMGIDPVTHEPLHKEESNSCQVKTLSQPFQSPAEENNVTPIQNTNGMASSENSCTPTDQNSSGDESNLLSAICDQIDDSLISYLFEEDTPGLVDAPWDFPAAAKENFNTVLPSWDESCPWLLDCQDFGIQDFGFDCFNDIEMNMLTQLDVKDNQTI